The DNA window GGAGCTTTTTCTGTAATTTCTTTTCTTGTTAGTGGAGTATACTTTCCGGGATAGCCGCCAATATGAATCATCAGGACTTCCAGATCCTCACAGAAAAAACGATTGACTTCCGGAAATTCTGCACGTATTTTGGCATCGTCTATATTTCCGTAAACCCCTTTCAGAGGTTTTATTTTTTCAAGCTGCTCAATAACGTTCATGCTTCCAAAGTCGCCGCAATGCCAGATTTCGTCGGCTTGTGCAGCATATTCCAGAATTCTGTCATCTATGTAGGAATGGGAGTCGGAGAGGAGAAGAATCTTTGTCATTATCTTAGTGTTCTGGCAGTAATATTTTCGTCGTATTTTTCTTTGAATACAGAAAGTCGGTCAGGATTTAGCTCTCCATCCTGATTCAATACCCTTTCCTTTAGTAGCCATTTTATGATTTTCTCCATTCCTTTTTTCGAGTTCATAAAGTTGGAAACCTTTCCTAGATCTGTAGACTCTATTTTCACTTTTTCAGTCAGAAAATTCAGAATAAAATAATCATCGCTTACATAGCTTGGCGTTTCATTATCCATGTATTTATACAGTAAAACTTCATCATCATTCTTCATGGAAAAAAAAGAATATTGGGCAAGATTGATTTTTTCTGCTTTTAAGATCTGTTTTCCATCCAGCAAAACTTTATCATCTTTGATGGTTACGTTCTGTGAGAAATATAAATTACAGCTTATCATCAATATGAAGAAAGCCAATAATCGTTTTATTGTCATTTTTTAATGCTTTTTATTCTGCAAATATAAAGAAGCTTGAATAAAATTATTTTGATTGAGATGATAATTCCCTGAAGAAGGTTTCAGAAATTAATCGAGAATGTTTTTTTCCCTGCGGATAGAATCCATTTTCTTTTCTGTTTTTGCGTCGAAGAGTCTTTTTAATTTTAAATCACCACTGGTAAGTCTTGAAATAATAAAATTGCCATTCATGCTGGAATTCGAAGAGAATATGACAGTGAGTGTACTGTCGGAGGTTTTTTTCCATTCTCCTGTATAACGTTCAAATTTTAATTTTTTATTACTAAAATCTTCCATGAAGCCACTTCTGTCTCCTGCCTGAGGTAAGTTGGCCTGCATTTTCCCATTCTCTTTAAATCTGATTCCAAAGCTTTTGTTGTCAAAAACATCTTTTCTTTCAAACGTATAAATATAGGTGTCCAGTTTTTTCAGCTTCCATGTCTGTAGTAGCAAAGGGTTGGAAACTCTGTCCTGGCTTTTAACAAAAGTGATTGTAAAGAAAGACAACAGTATAATACAAATAGATTTTTTCATCGGTAATAAAAACATATTGAATGTGATATAAGTGAATTTTAATGCAGCAAAGTTAGCATCATATTTACTAAATTTGGGAAAATTAAAAAAATAATGAAACAGAAACTTTCTTTTTTCATTTTTCTTTTGACCGTAGGATTGGCCAATGCACAGGTTGAAGAAAAAAAACTGGATGAGTTGATCCAAAATACCCTGAAGACCTTTGATGTGCCGGGAATGTCGGTAGGAATTGTAAAAGATGGTAAAATTACCTACTCCAAAGGCTTTGGTGTGCGCTCTCTTACTACGAAACAACCCATGGATGACAATACTTTGGTGGGAATTGCTTCTAATTCTAAAGGCTTTACCTGTGTCGCACTGGCGATTCTTGCAGATGAAGGAAAGTTGAACTGGGACGACAAAGTTTCTAAATATATCCCTGAATTTCAGATGTATGATCCCTATGTTTCTCAAAATGTAACCATTAAAGATCTGATTACTCACAGAGCCGGATTAGGACTTGGACAGGGAGATTTAATGTTTTTTCCGGAGGGAGGTAGCTTAACCGTGAATGATATTGTTCACAATGTAAGATATTTAAAACCCGAAAATCCTTTCAGAACGAAACTGGACTATAATAACATCATGTTTATCGTGGCCGGAGAAGTGATTCACAGAATTTCAGGACTAAGCTGGGCAGAATTTATCGAACAGAGAATTATGAAACCGGTAGGAATGACTGCGAGTTTTGGAAGTTACAACAGAGCCAAAGCTGCAACCAATAAGATTGATGCCCACGCCCCGGTAGACGGAAAAGCAATAGCCGTTCCTCACGACTGGAATGAAACGGGTAACGCCGCCGGAGGAATCATGAGCAATATTAAGGACATGACAAGCTGGGCAGAATTTTTAATGAATAACTTTACAACCAAAGATGGCAAAAAGCTGGTGTCGGATAAAAATGCTCAACAGTTATGGAGCCTGCAGATTCCTGACAGGGTTGCTGCAAAAAATCCATATGATACAAGTTTCTACGGATATGGTTTAGGATGGTTTTTAAGTGATGTGAAAGGTCACAAACAAGTACAGCATACCGGAGGATTAATCGGAACAGTGACACAGTTTACTTTAATTCCTGATCTTAAATTGGGAATTGTGGTATTGACTAATCAACAGTCCGGGGCTGCTTTCAATACCATCACAAATACGGTAAAAGACTCATATCTTGGAGTAGCAGACAGAAACTGGCTGAAAACATACGGAGACAGAATGTCTAAAATAAATGCAGATTATGACAAACAAAAGAAGGAAGCATTTGCAAAATCCGAAGCATTTAAAAAAGAAAAAGCACTTCAGCCAAAAGCAGAACAGTTTATCGGAACATATAACGATATTTGGTTTGGGGATGTAGACATTGCTCAGCAAGGAAATGCATATAGAGTTTCGTGTAAAAACTCACCAAGATTAAAAGGTGAGCTGCTTCCGTTTTCCAACAATTCTTTCATTATAAAATGGGATGACAGAAGCTACGATGCCGATACCTATATCATTTTTGAGTATGATGAGAACGGAAAAGCACAATCTGCAAAGTTGAAGCCTATTTCTGATGTGACGGATTTCAGTTTTGATTTTGATGATCTGGATTTGAAAAGGAAATAGTCAAGTTTTTGCCACAAAAAATAAAAGAATCCATATTTATTTATATCTTTAAAATGTAAATAAATATGGATTTACTCTTTGTAAATGAGTGCGTTGTGTGTTCGTGGAGTAAATGGGAAACAAGTCAGTAATACCATGATAAACAAACTTTTTTTTGCACTTATTTTTTTATCTCTTTTCCTTTCATCCGGATGGGTAGAAGTGGTATCAGCACAAAAACATATTCCTGTCATTAAAGCTACCAGTGATCATTCTGTAATTTACGACGGAACTGATGTTAAAATAGACTGGAAACTTGATCCAAAACTGCGACCTGATATTTACTACGTAAACATACCTTACAAGAAAAGTAAAGTGGAGCTTGTTACTGATCAGCAGAGGATAAGTTTCAATACCCAATATGGAGAAAGTCATAATCTGATTGTTTTGTTAAATGGAAAAGACAGTTGTTTTGTTCGTATCATGGCCAAAGAAGATCCTTCTTTTAATTCATTGAAACCAGCCGGGCCTTATCCTTTGGAAATCCCTTTCACTATTATTGGCTCACGGATTTATTGTAAAGGACTTTTGAATGAAAAAGAAGAAGTCAACATACAATTTGATCTTGGGGCAGGAACATCATGCGTTAATAAGCTATCTTCAGAAAAACTGAAGCTTACGTTTACAGGTAAATCAACAATAAGCAATACACAAGGTACCAATGAAGCACGTACCAGCTCCGGAAATACATTGAAAATAGGTAATGCTGTTTGGAATGATATTCCTTTAACAGAAGTAGGCAATATGAAAGCTGAAGAAGATCTTATTGTAGGAAACAGCTTTTTTAGAGATAAGATTATTGAAATTGATTATGACCGGAAAATAATGATGGTATATACCGAATTACCGGCCAAAGCAAAGGAATTTAAGAAACAAAGAGTCTTCTATGAACAAAATCGTCCGAAATTTAATGTGAGTTTTGTTCAGAATGATAAGAAATACTCTTTTTGGTTTCTGTTTGATACGGGAAGAGACGGAACCATGCTGATTGGAGATGATTTCACAAGCCAGGGCAAAAACTGGGAAAATTTAAAAGAGCTTCAAATGGTGAATGAAAGAAAGCTTGTCCGGTTAAATGCTTTTATCGGTGGGAGAGAATTTAAGGATATTGTAACCAATGCTGCAGATCCTTTAAAACCTACCGGAAGGCCAACATTGTTTGGAAATCAAATCCTGAGTCAGTTTAATGTAATTCTGGATAATACAAAAGGAATGCTTTACTTAAAGCCGAACGGTCGCGAAAAGGAACCTTACATGAATTATGAAAGATATTTGAAAGAGGTCGTTAATAAAAAGTAATTTGAAAATCTGAAAATTGTTGAAACGCTTCATCATGATTATATGATCAGCTTCCCGGTTTGTAATAAGAAAGCTTTATATCATTTAAAGAAATTATGTCAACATACACCTCCCGCCTTTTCTGACAGGAAAAGAAGATGAAAGATATTCAAACATGAAGAAATGTAGAAAGAATTTATATTTTCCCGGGCTCATAGAAGAAAAGGAGTTTCTTTTTGGCACCGTCAAATTCTGACCATGAATTGCAGTCTACTTCAAAACCGGCCACTCCACAGGTTGGGAAATGGAAGATGTCTTCAGAAATAGAATTGGCAAAATTGGAAATTCCATTGTTGTGGGAGAAAAATGCTACAGAACTCAGCTGGTCATCCAGGTCATAGATTACAGATTCAAAACTTCTTTCAGAGGGATTGTACAACTTTTCGTCGGTAGAACATTTCAGCTGATACGTTTGGTTAAAGATTTTGCACGTGTTCAACGCCCGTACTGCCGGGCTGGATACGAAATGATCAATCGAAATCTGATTGTTTTTTAAAAATCTGGACATGTTCATAGCATCCTCCAAACCTTTATCTGCCAAAGGTCTGTCAAAGTCCTCCGTTTCTTCCGGCCAGTCGCTTTTTGCATGTCTTACGAGGATGAGTCTCTTCATATATTTGTTTTTTGGAAGATTAAAATTATAAAAAAAATAATGGAATAAAACATGATTTATATAAAAAAACTGCGTTATGAATAAAATCAGTAAATTTTACTAAATTTGCAGACTTATGGGACAAATCCTTGCAATAGACTACGGAAAGGCTCGTTGTGGCATCGCTGCAACGGATGATATGCAGATTATAGCCAGCGGACTGGATACGGTTGAGACCCGATTTTTGTTGGAGTTTTTAAAAAAATATTTCAATGAAAATAAGGTAGATGAAGTAGTAGTTGGGCTTCCCATAGATTTGAAAGGAAATGTTTCAGAAGTGGAAACTGATATTTTAAAATTCATTGAAGAATTTAAGAAAGAATTTTCGGATATTGCAGTCCATCGTTTTGATGAAAGATTTACTTCCAAAATGGCGTCTTTTTTTATATCCCAAAGTGGAAAAAATAAAAAAAAGAGACAAGAGAAAGGACTAATAGATAAAGTAAGTGCAACCATCATATTGCAGAATTTTTTAGAACAAAGAGTAAGATGATATTACCGATAAGAGCTTTTGGGGATCCTGTTTTGAGAAAAGTAGGAAAAGATATAGACAAAGATTATCCCGAATTACAGGAATTGATAGATAACATGTTCGAAACGATGTACAGCGCAAATGGCATAGGTCTTGCTGCGCCTCAGATCGGTTTGGATGTTCGTCTGTTTGTAATCGATGTGACGCCGCTTGCGGAAGATGAAGATTATGAGGATATCAAAGATGAATTGGCAGAGTTCAGAAAAGTATTCATTAATGCCAGAATCCTTGAAGAATCAGGTGAAGAATGGAAGTTTAACGAAGGTTGCCTGTCTATTCCCGACGTAAGAGAAGACGTGAAAAGAAAAGGAACAATCGTTATAGAGTATTATGACGAAAATTTTGTAAAACATACAGAAACTTTTTCCGATATTAGAGCCCGCGTAATTCAACATGAATACGATCATATTGAAGGGGTCTTATTTACCGATCATCTGAGTTCATTGAAGAAGAAACTGGTAAAAGGAAAATTGGCAAAGATTTCTCAAGGTGATGTAAGCATCGGTTACAAAATGAGATTTCCAAAATAATTTAAACAAGGATATAAAGAAATAATAAAAAGCAAAAAGCTTAGAGCTGATTGCAGAATTTACAAAAAATAAAATTATGCTGTTAGAAAAAATAATTTCAATTTCTGGAAAACCAGGACTTTACAAATTAGTTTCTCAATTAAGAAACGGGTTCATTATTGAAGATGTTACCAACAAGAAAAAAGTAAGCATTGGAAACTCAAGCCAGGTAAGCTTATTAGATAATATCGCAATGTTTACATTTGAAAAAGAAGTTCCTTTGTTCGAAGTTTTTGAAAATATTGCTAAAAACAATGAATACAAGGAGACTATTTCTCACAAATCTTCAGATGGAGATTTGAAAGATTTTATGTTGTCTTCACTTCCTAATTACGATACTGAAAGAGTATATGCTTCTGATATCAAGAAATTGGCTCAGTGGTATAATATTCTTCACAAAGCTGGATATATTACTCCAGACAGCTTCGTAAAAGCTGAACCTGAAACATTGGACGGTGAACCTGCTGAAGAAGTGAGCATTGAAAAAGAAGCTAAGAAAGCGGCTCCAAAAGCAGAGAAACCTGCTGTACCAAAAGTGAAAGCTACTTCAGCTGCAAAATCAGCTCCGAAGAGTACACACTCTAAAAAAGGATAATTCATTTTTGAATTAATAATACAGACCTTGTTAAGATTTTCTTGACAAGGTTTTTTTATTGCCCAAAACCTAACTGGTTTCTGAAACCAGTTAGGTTTAATTAGTAAGTAGAAAGGAATCTGACAACATTTTATTAATAGATTCTTTATTTCCCTTTGCCGGATTCAGAATAACAGAAACAATCCTTAAATTTGTAAGACTTGAATTCTCAAATTATGAACACAAAACAGGAAAAGCTGGATGCTTTCGGAAGATTACTGGATATCATGGACGATCTTCGTGAGAAATGCCCGTGGGATCAGAAACAAACATTGGAATCACTTCGCCACCTGACGCTGGAAGAGACGTATGAACTTTCAGATGCCATTTTGCAGGGTGATTTACAGGAAATAAAAAAGGAGTTGGGTGATGTTTTGCTTCATTTGGTTTTCTATGCTAAAATTGGCTCTGAAAAAGAGAGTTTTGATATTGCAGATGTGATCAACTCACTCAATGAAAAGTTGATTTTCCGTCATCCGCATATTTATGGGGATACAATTGTGAAGGATGAAGAAGAAGTGAAGCAGAATTGGGAAAAACTGAAGTTAAAAGAAGGCAATAAATCTATTCTGGGAGGCGTACCAAAGAGTCTGCCGAGTTTGGTAAAAGCCTACAGAATACAGGATAAAGTAAAAGGTATCGGCTTTGAGTTCCATGATGCTGAAGATGCCTGGAAGAAAGTAGATGAAGAAATTCAGGAGTTTCATGAAGAGACTGATCCGGTGAAAAAAGAGCAGGAATTGGGAGATGTATTTTTCTCATTGATCAACTATGCCCGCATTTCAGGAATCAACCCGGATTCTGCTTTAGAAAGAACAAATCTGAAATTTATTTCAAGATTCCAGAAAATGGAAGGACTGGCGGACGAACAGGATTTAAAACTGGCAGATATGTCCCTTGAAGAAATGGATGTTCTCTGGGAAAAAGCAAAACGACTGTCATAACATTCTGATTGGAATGATTAATGCTTCTTACTTTTAGTTTAATTTAAAAAAAAGAAAACATGCTGCGATTTCTTATTGTACCTTTTTTATTTCTGCTGAGCTGTAATCCCAAAGCTCAAAATTCTCCTACAACCAGCGAGGAATTGCAGACCCTTTTTTCAATGCCTAAAAAATTGAAGGAAGTATCCGGAATGACTTTGTCAAAAGATCAAAAGACAATTTGGTTAATAGAAGACAGAGGCAATAAAAATGCAGTATACGGGATTAATGATAAAGGCGATATGATAGCAAAAGTTCCTGTCGAAAATGCTGATAATACGGATTGGGAAGATATTATATCAGATTCACAAGGAAATATATATATCGGTGATTTTGGTAATAATGATAATGAAAG is part of the Chryseobacterium lactis genome and encodes:
- a CDS encoding retropepsin-like aspartic protease; translation: MINKLFFALIFLSLFLSSGWVEVVSAQKHIPVIKATSDHSVIYDGTDVKIDWKLDPKLRPDIYYVNIPYKKSKVELVTDQQRISFNTQYGESHNLIVLLNGKDSCFVRIMAKEDPSFNSLKPAGPYPLEIPFTIIGSRIYCKGLLNEKEEVNIQFDLGAGTSCVNKLSSEKLKLTFTGKSTISNTQGTNEARTSSGNTLKIGNAVWNDIPLTEVGNMKAEEDLIVGNSFFRDKIIEIDYDRKIMMVYTELPAKAKEFKKQRVFYEQNRPKFNVSFVQNDKKYSFWFLFDTGRDGTMLIGDDFTSQGKNWENLKELQMVNERKLVRLNAFIGGREFKDIVTNAADPLKPTGRPTLFGNQILSQFNVILDNTKGMLYLKPNGREKEPYMNYERYLKEVVNKK
- a CDS encoding serine hydrolase gives rise to the protein MKQKLSFFIFLLTVGLANAQVEEKKLDELIQNTLKTFDVPGMSVGIVKDGKITYSKGFGVRSLTTKQPMDDNTLVGIASNSKGFTCVALAILADEGKLNWDDKVSKYIPEFQMYDPYVSQNVTIKDLITHRAGLGLGQGDLMFFPEGGSLTVNDIVHNVRYLKPENPFRTKLDYNNIMFIVAGEVIHRISGLSWAEFIEQRIMKPVGMTASFGSYNRAKAATNKIDAHAPVDGKAIAVPHDWNETGNAAGGIMSNIKDMTSWAEFLMNNFTTKDGKKLVSDKNAQQLWSLQIPDRVAAKNPYDTSFYGYGLGWFLSDVKGHKQVQHTGGLIGTVTQFTLIPDLKLGIVVLTNQQSGAAFNTITNTVKDSYLGVADRNWLKTYGDRMSKINADYDKQKKEAFAKSEAFKKEKALQPKAEQFIGTYNDIWFGDVDIAQQGNAYRVSCKNSPRLKGELLPFSNNSFIIKWDDRSYDADTYIIFEYDENGKAQSAKLKPISDVTDFSFDFDDLDLKRK
- a CDS encoding metallophosphoesterase family protein; amino-acid sequence: MTKILLLSDSHSYIDDRILEYAAQADEIWHCGDFGSMNVIEQLEKIKPLKGVYGNIDDAKIRAEFPEVNRFFCEDLEVLMIHIGGYPGKYTPLTRKEITEKAPKLFISGHSHILKAMYDEKNKLLHLNPGACGKQGWHKVRTMMRFVVDGEEIKDLEVIELGSRV
- the def gene encoding peptide deformylase, translating into MILPIRAFGDPVLRKVGKDIDKDYPELQELIDNMFETMYSANGIGLAAPQIGLDVRLFVIDVTPLAEDEDYEDIKDELAEFRKVFINARILEESGEEWKFNEGCLSIPDVREDVKRKGTIVIEYYDENFVKHTETFSDIRARVIQHEYDHIEGVLFTDHLSSLKKKLVKGKLAKISQGDVSIGYKMRFPK
- a CDS encoding DUF5606 family protein produces the protein MLLEKIISISGKPGLYKLVSQLRNGFIIEDVTNKKKVSIGNSSQVSLLDNIAMFTFEKEVPLFEVFENIAKNNEYKETISHKSSDGDLKDFMLSSLPNYDTERVYASDIKKLAQWYNILHKAGYITPDSFVKAEPETLDGEPAEEVSIEKEAKKAAPKAEKPAVPKVKATSAAKSAPKSTHSKKG
- a CDS encoding SixA phosphatase family protein; protein product: MKRLILVRHAKSDWPEETEDFDRPLADKGLEDAMNMSRFLKNNQISIDHFVSSPAVRALNTCKIFNQTYQLKCSTDEKLYNPSERSFESVIYDLDDQLSSVAFFSHNNGISNFANSISEDIFHFPTCGVAGFEVDCNSWSEFDGAKKKLLFFYEPGKI
- the mazG gene encoding nucleoside triphosphate pyrophosphohydrolase; translation: MNTKQEKLDAFGRLLDIMDDLREKCPWDQKQTLESLRHLTLEETYELSDAILQGDLQEIKKELGDVLLHLVFYAKIGSEKESFDIADVINSLNEKLIFRHPHIYGDTIVKDEEEVKQNWEKLKLKEGNKSILGGVPKSLPSLVKAYRIQDKVKGIGFEFHDAEDAWKKVDEEIQEFHEETDPVKKEQELGDVFFSLINYARISGINPDSALERTNLKFISRFQKMEGLADEQDLKLADMSLEEMDVLWEKAKRLS
- the ruvX gene encoding Holliday junction resolvase RuvX, with the translated sequence MGQILAIDYGKARCGIAATDDMQIIASGLDTVETRFLLEFLKKYFNENKVDEVVVGLPIDLKGNVSEVETDILKFIEEFKKEFSDIAVHRFDERFTSKMASFFISQSGKNKKKRQEKGLIDKVSATIILQNFLEQRVR